The following are encoded in a window of Castanea sativa cultivar Marrone di Chiusa Pesio chromosome 9, ASM4071231v1 genomic DNA:
- the LOC142610163 gene encoding dolichyl-diphosphooligosaccharide--protein glycosyltransferase subunit 4A, protein MIDDQDLGFFANFLGVFIFVLVIAYHYVVADPKYEGN, encoded by the coding sequence ATGATCGACGATCAGGACCTCGGCTTCTTTGCCAATTTCCTTGGAGTGTTCATTTTCGTACTGGTGATTGCATATCATTACGTGGTGGCTGACCCCAAATATGAAGGCAACTAA
- the LOC142609544 gene encoding uncharacterized protein LOC142609544, with product MSAGVCGKRVGFEEIFGPSSPTSCPSAKRPRSSSFGSGSDDSVSVLLQMFPDLDPQLVERVCRNHNNKIDDAVVSLRAISFADVNARNRSQSSDCTNIANCGDVPSQSSATCSQMMEQRVEDVKGMRTTVDYGNTMDGSKWVDLFVHEMMNATDIDDARGRATRILEAFEQSITAPSRASEELDHVSLKQHLQSLLNDNQILKRAVAIQHERNLEQEERIKGVEQLKHLLSQYQEQIRSLELTNYSLKLHLQRAQESSSIPGRFHPDLY from the exons ATGTCTGCTGGGGTTTGCGGAAAACGGGTCGGGTTCGAAGAAATTTTCGGACCTTCGTCTCCGACGTCGTGCCCTTCTGCTAAGAGACCCAGGTCGTCCAGTTTCGGATCCGGATCCGATGACTCTGTATCTGTTTTGCTCCAAATGTTCCCCGACTTGGATCCACAG ttgGTGGAAAGAGTTTGTAGGAATCACAATAATAAGATTGATGATGCTGTTGTGAGTCTACGAGCAATTTCTTTTGCTGATGTTAATGCAAGAAATAGATCACAGAGCTCTGATTGCACAAATATTGCAAATTGTGGTGATGTTCCTAGTCAAAGCTCCGCGACAT GCAGTCAAATGATGGAGCAGAGAGTTGAAGATGTAAAGGGCATGAGAACAACTGTTGATTATGGAAATACAATGGATGGTTCCAAGTGGGTCGATTTGTTTGTGCATGAGATGATGAATGCAACCGACATTGATGATGCTAGGGGACGCGCTACAAGGATCCTGGAGGCTTTTGAACAAAGTATAACTGCCCCATCTAGGGCATCAGAGGAG CTGGACCATGTGTCTCTAAAGCAGCATCTGCAGAGCTTGTTAAATGATAATCAGATTTTAAAGAGAGCGGTTGCCATCCAGCATGAACGCAATTTGGAGCAAGAAGAGAGGATAAAGGGGGTTGAACAGCTAAAACATCTGTTAAGCCAATATCAAGAACAAATTCGAAGTTTAGAG CTGACCAACTACAGCTTGAAGCTCCATCTGCAGAGGGCACAAGAAAGTAGCTCAATTCCTGGGCGATTTCATCCAGACCTATATTAA
- the LOC142609611 gene encoding organelle RRM domain-containing protein 2, mitochondrial-like, which produces MALRPGLVKRFLSTSIFPSQSSPAAIASASASASASPPSTTLFVSGLNKRTTSEKLQEAFSKFGEVVHARVVTDRASGYSKGFGFVNYATLEDAEKGMKGMDAQFLDGWVIFAEYARPRTPPGQSAYPETNQHIG; this is translated from the exons ATGGCGCTGAGGCCCGGACTCGTGAAACGCTTTCTATCTACTTCAATATTCCCTTCACAATCCTCCCCAGCAGCCATTGCTTCTGCCTCTGCTTCTGCTTCAGCCTCGCCTCCCTCAACGACCCTTTTTGTCTCTG GGCTTAACAAGAGAACAACGTCAGAGAAACTTCAAGAAGCATTCTCTAAGTTTGGTGAAGTTGTTCATG CAAGGGTGGTGACAGACCGTGCTTCAGGATACTCAAAgggatttgggtttgtgaatTATGCCACCTTAGAAGATGCAGAGAAAGGAATGAAAGGGATGGATGCACAG TTTCTCGACGGATGGGTAATTTTTGCTGAATACGCTAGACCAAGAACTCCTCCAGGACAGTCAGCATATCCAGAAACAAACCAACATATTGGCTGA
- the LOC142609816 gene encoding kinetochore-associated protein KNL-2 homolog isoform X1, producing the protein MASTAGLDQIDDVSALSYFQKTVCLHDWWLVKSDREFEGKRLAVAGSTAREKQAVRLFCSAPIVKRYDFSTMETADGICVVIRGLINKPRTQENGFPAMVGSHFVLGFPTDWEEYAEKFLEGDSTDGIYSGTISDSAIEGKEKSCLTSEQTPNNHEQVNHRGNLKNNTGSGCSMKLKKEMLSTKPETFKNPDGAKLNSSSGVTIQSDGIMDISDNVPDHSVGQISGNLSENVRSKREDEKWTVSGLKCPTSEQIPNNHKQVIHRGGLKNSPGSGCSMKHKNKMLSPKPKTFENPDGAKLNSSSGATVQSEGIMDISDNVPDHSVDQILGNLSENVRSKGKDERTVSGLKSESIKMNSVPVASGNVSEILQNHKFEFEDNSISSSSTYEEKSDAEEGADRKKTKRNLIFDQNVSRSQEWKNKKFIVSPESLSYGRSRSGKLLLPTMEFWRNQLPVYDADRKITGIMTEKDDRSVPQKGKRKWG; encoded by the exons ATGGCTTCCACTGCCGGACTGGACCAAATCGACGACGTTTCAGCATTATCTTACTTCCAGAAAACA GTATGTTTGCACGATTGGTGGTTAGTTAAGTCCGATAGAGAATTCGAAGGGAAACGACTAGCCGTTGCGGGCTCTACTGCCAGAGA GAAACAGGCAGTGCGACTGTTTTGCTCTGCGCCGATAGTGAAAAGATATGATTTTAGTACTATGGAGACAGCTGATGGAATATGTGTTGTTATTAGAGGGCTCATTAACAAGCCGCGCACTCAAGAGAACGGGTTTCCTGCCATG GTTGGTAGTCATTTTGTGCTGGGCTTTCCTACTGACTGGGAAGAATATGCTGAAAAGTTCTTGGAAGGAGATTCTACCGATGGTATTTATTCAGGAACTATTTCTGATTCTG CCATTGAAGGCAAGGAAAAATCTTGTCTAACTTCAGAACAAACTCCGAATAATCACGAGCAGGTCAATCACAGAG GCAATCTGAAGAATAACACAGGATCTGGATGTTCAATGAAGCTTAAAAAGGAAATGTTGAGTACCAAACCAGAGACATTTAAAAACCCAGATGGAGCAAAATTGAACAGTTCATCTGGTGTCACCATTCAATCTGACGGGATAATGGACATATCAGATAATGTTCCAGACCACTCCGTGGGCCAAATATCGGGAAATTTGTCAGAGAATGTAAGAAGCAAAAGGGAGGATGAGAAATGGACAGTCAGTGGGTTGAAATGTCCAACTTCAGAACAAATTCCAAATAATCACAAGCAGGTCATTCATAGAG GTGGTCTGAAGAATAGCCCAGGATCTGGATGTTCAATGaagcataaaaacaaaatgttgaGTCCCAAACCAAAGACATTTGAAAACCCAGATGGAGCAAAACTGAACAGTTCATCGGGTGCCACCGTTCAATCTGAGGGGATAATGGACATATCAGATAATGTTCCAGACCACTCCGTGGACCAAATATTGGGAAATTTGTCAGAGAATGTAAGAAGCAAAGGGAAGGATGAGAGGACAGTCAGTGGGTTGAAAAGTGAAAGTATTAAGATGAATTCTGTTCCGGTGGCCTCGGGTAACGTGAGCGAAATCTTACAAAATCATAAGTTTGAATTTGAGGACAATAGTATTTCTAGTTCATCTACTTATGAAGAAAAAAGCGATGCTGAAGAAGGTGCTGACAGGAAGAAAACTAAGAGGAATTTAATCTTTGACCAAAat GTAAGTCGTTCTCaggaatggaaaaataaaaaatttattgtttctcCAGAATCATTGAGTTATGGACGATCGAGATCAGGCAA ACTACTTTTACCCACCATGGAATTCTGGCGCAATCAATTGCCGGTTTATGATGCG GATCGTAAAATCACCGGAATTATGACTGAGAAG GATGATAGATCTGTGCCTCAGAAAGGGAAAAGGAAGTGGGGTTGA
- the LOC142609816 gene encoding uncharacterized protein LOC142609816 isoform X2, producing MASTAGLDQIDDVSALSYFQKTVCLHDWWLVKSDREFEGKRLAVAGSTAREKQAVRLFCSAPIVKRYDFSTMETADGICVVIRGLINKPRTQENGFPAMVGSHFVLGFPTDWEEYAEKFLEGDSTDGIYSGTISDSAIEGKEKSCLTSEQTPNNHEQVNHRGNLKNNTGSGCSMKLKKEMLSTKPETFKNPDGAKLNSSSGVTIQSDGIMDISDNVPDHSVGQISGNLSENVRSKREDEKWTVSGLKCPTSEQIPNNHKQVIHRGGLKNSPGSGCSMKHKNKMLSPKPKTFENPDGAKLNSSSGATVQSEGIMDISDNVPDHSVDQILGNLSENVRSKGKDERTVSGLKSESIKMNSVPVASGNVSEILQNHKFEFEDNSISSSSTYEEKSDAEEGADRKKTKRNLIFDQNVSRSQEWKNKKFIVSPESLSYGRSRSGKETTFTHHGILAQSIAGL from the exons ATGGCTTCCACTGCCGGACTGGACCAAATCGACGACGTTTCAGCATTATCTTACTTCCAGAAAACA GTATGTTTGCACGATTGGTGGTTAGTTAAGTCCGATAGAGAATTCGAAGGGAAACGACTAGCCGTTGCGGGCTCTACTGCCAGAGA GAAACAGGCAGTGCGACTGTTTTGCTCTGCGCCGATAGTGAAAAGATATGATTTTAGTACTATGGAGACAGCTGATGGAATATGTGTTGTTATTAGAGGGCTCATTAACAAGCCGCGCACTCAAGAGAACGGGTTTCCTGCCATG GTTGGTAGTCATTTTGTGCTGGGCTTTCCTACTGACTGGGAAGAATATGCTGAAAAGTTCTTGGAAGGAGATTCTACCGATGGTATTTATTCAGGAACTATTTCTGATTCTG CCATTGAAGGCAAGGAAAAATCTTGTCTAACTTCAGAACAAACTCCGAATAATCACGAGCAGGTCAATCACAGAG GCAATCTGAAGAATAACACAGGATCTGGATGTTCAATGAAGCTTAAAAAGGAAATGTTGAGTACCAAACCAGAGACATTTAAAAACCCAGATGGAGCAAAATTGAACAGTTCATCTGGTGTCACCATTCAATCTGACGGGATAATGGACATATCAGATAATGTTCCAGACCACTCCGTGGGCCAAATATCGGGAAATTTGTCAGAGAATGTAAGAAGCAAAAGGGAGGATGAGAAATGGACAGTCAGTGGGTTGAAATGTCCAACTTCAGAACAAATTCCAAATAATCACAAGCAGGTCATTCATAGAG GTGGTCTGAAGAATAGCCCAGGATCTGGATGTTCAATGaagcataaaaacaaaatgttgaGTCCCAAACCAAAGACATTTGAAAACCCAGATGGAGCAAAACTGAACAGTTCATCGGGTGCCACCGTTCAATCTGAGGGGATAATGGACATATCAGATAATGTTCCAGACCACTCCGTGGACCAAATATTGGGAAATTTGTCAGAGAATGTAAGAAGCAAAGGGAAGGATGAGAGGACAGTCAGTGGGTTGAAAAGTGAAAGTATTAAGATGAATTCTGTTCCGGTGGCCTCGGGTAACGTGAGCGAAATCTTACAAAATCATAAGTTTGAATTTGAGGACAATAGTATTTCTAGTTCATCTACTTATGAAGAAAAAAGCGATGCTGAAGAAGGTGCTGACAGGAAGAAAACTAAGAGGAATTTAATCTTTGACCAAAat GTAAGTCGTTCTCaggaatggaaaaataaaaaatttattgtttctcCAGAATCATTGAGTTATGGACGATCGAGATCAGGCAA GGAGACTACTTTTACCCACCATGGAATTCTGGCGCAATCAATTGCCGGTTTATGA